One window of Arvicola amphibius chromosome 6, mArvAmp1.2, whole genome shotgun sequence genomic DNA carries:
- the LOC119817110 gene encoding prolactin-6A1-like encodes MRLSLNQPCFSGALLIMLMLNLFLWEKVASVPVYTSFSGYGGMSLNELLDHAMTESYNIRELTAEMHRIFMEDTRYTPHRWFPERDLTACHTSALSVLIPKDGHQQIRGEFLLKETIGMLGAWTNPLHHITTELSHMEDAPNDIISKAKEIEGKIKELLEALKSIFSKVLPGFSDYIYPTWNGLASLQSSDEDTRFFALFDLLQCLKKDSRKVLSNLRLLKCQLIYGRDC; translated from the exons ATGCGCTTGTCTTTGAATCAACCTTGCTTCT CAGGGGCACTCCTGATCATGTTGATGTTGAACCTTTTCCTTTGGGAGAAGGTAGCCTCTGTTCCTGTATATACAAGTTTTTCTGGTTATGGTGGAATGTCTCTAAATGAGCTTCTGGATCATGCCATGACAGAGTCTTACAATATCAGAGAGCTCACTGCAGAAATGCACAGGATATTT atggagGATACGCGATATACACCACACCGGTGGTTCCCAGAAAGGGACCTTACTGCCTGCCACACATCTGCCTTATCTGTTTTGATCCCTAAGGATGGACACCAGCAGATCCGG GGTGAATTCCTTCTGAAAGAGACGATTGGCATGTTGGGtgcatggactaaccctctgcaTCACATCACAACTGAACTAAGTCATATGGAAGATGCCCCTAATGATATCATATCAAAAGCAAAAGAGATTGAAGGAAAAAtcaaagaacttctagaggctcTAAAGAGCATATTCAGCAAG GTTCTTCCTGGATTCTCAGATTATATATATCCCACCTGGAATGGACTGGCATCCTTGCAGTCATCTGATGAAGACACTcgcttttttgctttgtttgacttACTTCAGTGTCTGAAGAAAGACTCACGTAAGGTTCTCTCTAATCTCAGGCTCCTGAAGTGCCAACTTATCTATGGAAGAGATTGTTAA
- the LOC119817109 gene encoding prolactin-6A1-like, with protein MQLTLIQPRSWTHLVLLVSNLVLWENVASVPLCPIWDSSCHGTLKNMFDYALSLSYELQNQTAEILSDFLLDVQYASGRWYLDGAQTSCHTSTFGVMLPEEETEQIKAIVLLQEILTLLGAWKVPLYHVVTELSGMEETPTDIILRANIVEVTVEGLQEGVRRILRKIYPKFKEVEEYPIWKGLAFLQSPDEDLRVSAFHSLFQCLKRDSRKIDSNLKILKCRFVYDTEC; from the exons ATGCAGCTAACTTTGATCCAGCCccgttcct GGACACACTTGGTGTTGCTGGTGTCAAACCTGGTGCTGTGGGAGAATGTGGCCTCAGTACCTTTGTGCCCCATCTGGGATAGTTCCTGCCATGGGACCCTCAAGAACATGTTTGATTATGCCCTGAGCCTGTCTTATGAACTCCAAAACCAAACTGCAGAAATCTTAAGTGACTTC ttgctggatgtccAGTACGCATCAGGCAGGTGGTACCTTGATGGGGCCCAAACCAGTTGCCACACTTCTACCTTTGGTGTCATGCTACCTGAAGAGGAAACTGAACAGATCAAA GCTATAGTCCTTCTGCAAGAGATACTTACTTTGTTGGGAGCTTGGAAAGTCCCTCTGTATCATGTCGTGACTGAGCTGAGTGGTATGGAAGAAACCCCTACTGATATCATCTTAAGAGCCAACATTGTAGAAGTAACAGTGGAGGGACTTCAAGAAGGTGTTAGAAGAATACTTCGCAAG ATTTATCCCAAATTCAAAGAAGTTGAGGAGTACCCCATCTGGAAGGGACTGGCATTCTTGCAGTCGCCTGATGAAGACCTTCGTGTTTCTGCATTCCATAGCTTGTTTCAGTGCCTGAAAAGGGATTCACGGAAGATTGACTCCAATCTAAAAATTCTGAAGTGCCGCTTTGTCTATGACACTGAATGTTAA